A stretch of the Panicum virgatum strain AP13 chromosome 9N, P.virgatum_v5, whole genome shotgun sequence genome encodes the following:
- the LOC120687969 gene encoding glycosyltransferase BC10-like, with protein sequence MTSPATTPYTSPFVLSLLLLISIPVVFLLAPRLLPPKTLPAIPDVDESDDLALFRRAILSSSSVTPAPPTSAASYFFRRRPAPKIAFLFLTNSDLVFSPLWEKFFRGHKNLFNLYVHADPYSVLELPPTPSFRGRFVPAKATQRASPTLISAARRLLATALLDDPNNQFFSLLSQSCIPIHPFPTLYNALLSETAGPHSRHRSFIEIMDNMDNDTTLLHDRYYARGDDVMLPEVPYDQFRAGSQFFVLTRRHAIMVVRDMRLWKKFKQPCLIKRRDSCYPEEHYFPTLLDMQDPEGCTKYTLTRVNWTDSVAGHPHMYMPGEVSANLIRELRKSNNTRSYMFARKFSPECLEPLMEIADSVILRD encoded by the coding sequence atgacgtcgccggcgacgacgccaTACACCTCGCCGTTCGTGCTCTCTTTGCTCCTGCTCATATCCATCcccgtcgtcttcctcctcgcgccgcgcctGCTCCCGCCCAAGACGCTCCCGGCCATCCCGGACGTCGACGAGTCTGACGACCTCGCCCTCTTCCGCCGCGCcatcctctcctcctcttcGGTAACCCCAGCGCcacccacctccgccgcctcctactTCTTCCGACGCCGCCCGGCACCCAAGattgccttcctcttcctcaccAACTCCGACCTCGTCTTCTCACCGCTCTGGGAGAAGTTCTTCCGCGGCCACAAGAACCTCTTCAATCTCTACGTCCACGCTGACCCCTACTCCGTCCTTgagctgccgcccacgccttcCTTCCGCGGCCGCTTTGTCCCTGCCAAGGCCACGCAGCGAGCCTCCCCCACCCTCATCTCCGCGgcacgccgcctcctcgccacaGCACTCCTAGATGACCCCAATAACCAGTTCTTCTCGCTCCTCTCGCAGTCCTGCATCCCGATCCACCCTTTCCCTACCCTCTACAATGCCCTCCTCTCTGAAACTGCTGGCCCTCATAGCCGCCACCGCAGCTTCATAGAGATAATGGACAACATGGACAATGACACCACTCTGCTGCACGACAGGTACTACGCGCGAGGCGATGACGTGATGCTTCCGGAGGTTCCATATGACCAGTTCCGTGCTGGATCGCAGTTTTTTGTGCTCACAAGAAGGCATGCCATCATGGTGGTGAGGGATATGCGGCTTTGGAAGAAGTTCAAGCAACCCTGTCTAATCAAGCGCAGGGATTCATGCTATCCGGAGGAGCACTACTTCCCCACATTGCTGGATATGCAGGATCCTGAGGGTTGCACCAAGTATACCTTGACGAGGGTAAATTGGACAGATTCAGTGGCAGGCCACCCACACATGTACATGCCTGGAGAGGTATCGGCGAACCTGATTAGGGAGCTGAGGAAGTCGAACAACACACGTTCATACATGTTTGCCCGCAAGTTTTCTCCCGAGTGCCTTGAGCCGCTTATGGAGATTGCTGATTCAGTCATCCTACGGGATTAG
- the LOC120687970 gene encoding uncharacterized protein LOC120687970, which produces MAATPSPCRALVVLALAVTCLAQLAAGDSNGVYEPCSDAWIQRGDGFTFGVVFAGYDAFFSGNTQLSPCDRRLNLASSGQLAVFRPKVDEISLLTINTTTGFNPASAGGFMVAFAGRKYAARSAPIFVSNTSVTVSSFTLVLEFKKGRLQNLHWKKDGCGACSGKSNFVCLGKQTCAIRTQSCKTQGPVDCSIGIQLAFSGTDKHESVLNSWYEVSNLRQYSLYGLYSNLKDTLTGQFNKFF; this is translated from the exons ATGGCCGCCACCCCTTCGCCTTGCCGGGCGCTTGTCGTCCTAGCGCTGGCCGTCACCTGCCTCGCGCAGCTGGCGGCGGGGGACTCGAACGGCGTCTACGAGCCGTGCAGCGATGCCTGGATCCAGCGCGGGGACGGCTTCACCTTCGGCGTCGTCTTCGCAGGCTACGACGCCTTCTTCTCCGGCAACACGCAGCTCTCCCCCTGCGACCGCCGCCTCAACCTCGCCTCCTCCGGGCAGCTCGCCGTCTTCCGCCCCAAGGTCGACGAGATCTCCCTCCTCACCATCAACACAACCACAGGATTCAACCCG GCTTCGGCTGGTGGATTCATGGTAGCATTTGCTGGTAGGAAGTATGCAGCGAGATCTGCTCCAATATTTGTCTCCAACACCTCGGTTACGGTGTCCAGCTTCACCCTG GTACTTGAGTTCAAGAAAGGCAGACTTCAAAACTTGCACTGGAAGAAGGATGGTTGTGGTGCTTGTTCAGGCAAGTCGAACTTTGTTTGCCTCGGGAAACAAACTTGTGCTATCAGAACACAAAGCTGCAAGACCCAAGGTCCCGTCGACTGcagcatcggcatccagctgGCTTTCTCAGGCACCGACAAGCATGAGTCGGTTCTGAACTCATGGTACGAGGTGTCCAACCTGCGGCAATACTCCCTTTACGGGCTCTACTCCAACCTGAAGGACACCCTGACCGGCCAGTTCAACAAGTTCTTCTAG